The following are from one region of the uncultured Hyphomonas sp. genome:
- the rplL gene encoding 50S ribosomal protein L7/L12, which translates to MADLEKIAEDLSALTVLEAAELATLLEEKWGVSAAAPVAVAAVAGGDAGGAAAAEEKNEFDVILTEAGGKKIEVIKLVREIVPSLGLKEAKELVEGAPKPIKEGAPKAEAEEIQKKFEAAGAKVELK; encoded by the coding sequence ATGGCAGACCTTGAAAAAATTGCCGAAGACCTCTCGGCCCTCACCGTTCTCGAAGCCGCTGAGCTCGCAACCCTTCTCGAAGAGAAATGGGGCGTGTCGGCCGCTGCTCCGGTCGCCGTCGCAGCTGTCGCCGGTGGCGATGCAGGTGGCGCAGCCGCTGCTGAAGAGAAAAACGAATTCGACGTCATCCTGACGGAAGCTGGCGGCAAGAAGATCGAAGTGATCAAACTTGTCCGCGAAATCGTTCCGTCGCTCGGCCTGAAAGAAGCCAAAGAGCTCGTGGAAGGCGCACCGAAGCCGATCAAGGAAGGCGCTCCGAAGGCAGAAGCCGAAGAGATTCAGAAGAAGTTCGAAGCAGCTGGCGCCAAAGTCGAGCTCAAGTAA
- the rplJ gene encoding 50S ribosomal protein L10, whose amino-acid sequence MDKAGKSAALESLKGVFEESGAVVVTHYTGLSVAEMTKLRGMLRKDGAQLKVVKNTLAQIALDGKGGDEAKDMFQGPVAIAFSPDPVSAAKAADEFSKENSKLVIIGAVMGDQVLDAKGVEALAKLPSLDQLRGKLIGLIQAPATKVAGVLQAPAGQLARVVSAYANKDAA is encoded by the coding sequence ATGGATAAAGCTGGAAAAAGTGCGGCTCTGGAATCCCTGAAAGGGGTTTTCGAAGAGTCCGGTGCGGTCGTTGTGACCCACTATACCGGTCTGTCTGTTGCGGAAATGACGAAACTGCGTGGCATGCTCCGCAAGGACGGTGCGCAGTTGAAGGTGGTCAAGAATACCCTGGCGCAGATTGCGCTTGACGGTAAGGGCGGCGACGAAGCCAAGGACATGTTCCAGGGCCCCGTTGCTATCGCCTTTTCACCTGACCCGGTGTCGGCTGCGAAAGCGGCTGACGAGTTCTCGAAGGAAAATTCGAAGCTCGTGATCATCGGCGCAGTGATGGGCGACCAGGTCCTCGACGCCAAAGGTGTCGAAGCTCTGGCGAAACTCCCCTCGCTCGACCAGCTTCGTGGCAAGCTCATCGGCCTCATCCAGGCTCCGGCAACGAAAGTTGCAGGCGTCCTGCAGGCCCCGGCTGGCCAACTCGCTCGTGTGGTATCGGCCTACGCCAACAAAGACGCGGCCTGA
- a CDS encoding winged helix-turn-helix domain-containing protein: MADTVGSGTEAERERSNFRIGALLVEPDHNCISDETGRHRLEPKVMEVLCVLAGRPGEVISRQELIDEVWGVEYGADESLTRAISLLRGVLNADKDLHSVIETIPKRGYRLAAEVGEVAEPDVPAVTEAPEEPVAPFVREPWRRAAEISPIRYVSALVVLAIIMLWTGVMIGRSSNASVGVPDKSIAVLPFENLSGNAEQDYFSRGLSEEIRTLLTQLDELKIAGRSPPSVGAAEDLDPQALGRKLRVSHVLTGSIRSDNDRIKVSAELIDTSSGYQVWSHGYDRLLSAQSLFDLQKDIATDVAGALSISLHVQEPNRILGSDTDSLEAYNYFLSAREADVFGMGDRSELLALLHKAVDIDPDYGAARVALAMNIGAQAWGASTPQEAQAFLAEGKAMAEDAVRRNPDLAQAYTALANFQALDDSWLEAGKDNQAALDRSPNLRILHDQTIFLMRAGRVEEALSIAQRGQSADPLNPDRAATLAMAYALLGRHEAAEASLEHYWTLQLPPGSWDAYAWIIEMQRPQTLESLTALCERLVGADPSLRNLLAPVISALPDRAAALQVVESLFEAGAGVHPNRFEILAAIAAQLDDPELALRIWRHELEGTRLRLMRVWGPEYADMRRLPGFAGLMTEIGLPPYWRKFGWPDRCRPVGEQDFECF; encoded by the coding sequence ATGGCAGACACGGTCGGATCAGGCACAGAGGCAGAGCGGGAGCGGTCCAATTTCCGCATCGGCGCCCTGTTGGTTGAGCCGGACCACAACTGCATTTCGGACGAAACCGGACGCCACCGGCTGGAGCCGAAGGTCATGGAAGTGCTCTGCGTGCTGGCTGGCCGTCCGGGAGAGGTTATCTCCCGCCAGGAGTTGATCGACGAGGTCTGGGGTGTCGAGTACGGCGCCGATGAAAGCCTGACCCGGGCCATCTCGCTCCTGAGAGGCGTGCTGAACGCCGACAAGGACCTTCACTCGGTAATCGAGACCATACCGAAGCGCGGATACCGCCTGGCTGCCGAAGTCGGTGAGGTGGCCGAACCTGACGTGCCGGCGGTTACGGAGGCCCCGGAAGAACCGGTCGCCCCCTTCGTGCGGGAGCCCTGGCGCCGCGCCGCGGAAATCAGCCCCATCCGCTATGTGTCGGCCCTTGTCGTTCTGGCGATCATCATGCTGTGGACAGGGGTTATGATTGGCCGGTCGTCGAATGCCTCTGTGGGGGTGCCGGACAAGTCGATTGCCGTCCTGCCATTCGAGAATCTGAGCGGGAATGCCGAGCAGGATTATTTCTCGCGCGGTTTGTCGGAAGAGATCCGGACACTCCTGACCCAACTCGACGAGCTGAAGATTGCGGGCAGGAGCCCGCCATCTGTCGGCGCAGCGGAGGATCTTGATCCGCAGGCACTCGGCAGGAAGCTCAGAGTTTCCCACGTCCTGACCGGCAGCATCCGGTCGGACAATGACCGGATCAAGGTGTCGGCGGAGCTGATCGACACCAGCAGCGGATATCAGGTCTGGTCGCATGGATATGACCGGCTGCTCAGCGCTCAGAGCCTGTTCGATCTGCAGAAGGATATCGCCACCGACGTGGCCGGCGCGCTCAGCATTTCGCTGCACGTCCAGGAGCCGAACCGGATTCTGGGGTCCGACACCGACAGCCTGGAGGCCTACAATTACTTCCTCAGCGCCCGTGAGGCGGACGTCTTCGGCATGGGCGACCGGAGTGAACTGCTCGCCCTGCTGCACAAGGCGGTGGACATCGATCCCGACTATGGGGCGGCCCGGGTGGCGCTGGCCATGAATATCGGGGCGCAGGCCTGGGGCGCATCGACGCCGCAAGAGGCGCAGGCCTTTCTGGCGGAGGGCAAGGCGATGGCAGAGGATGCCGTCAGGCGCAATCCGGATCTGGCGCAGGCCTATACGGCTCTGGCGAATTTTCAGGCGCTGGACGACAGCTGGCTGGAGGCGGGCAAGGACAATCAGGCTGCGCTCGACCGGTCGCCCAATCTTCGCATTCTGCACGACCAGACCATCTTCCTGATGCGTGCCGGCCGGGTTGAGGAAGCGCTCAGCATTGCCCAGCGGGGGCAGTCCGCGGACCCGCTGAACCCGGATCGCGCCGCAACGCTGGCCATGGCCTATGCACTGCTGGGGCGGCACGAAGCCGCCGAGGCATCGCTGGAACATTACTGGACGCTACAATTGCCGCCGGGCAGCTGGGATGCCTATGCCTGGATTATCGAGATGCAGCGGCCACAGACACTGGAAAGCCTGACCGCGCTTTGCGAGCGGCTGGTCGGCGCCGACCCGTCGTTGAGAAACCTGCTGGCGCCGGTCATCTCGGCATTGCCCGACCGGGCCGCGGCGCTGCAGGTGGTGGAAAGCCTGTTCGAGGCGGGGGCAGGGGTGCATCCGAATCGATTTGAAATCCTGGCGGCGATCGCGGCGCAGCTGGATGATCCGGAGCTGGCGTTACGCATCTGGCGGCATGAGCTGGAGGGGACGCGTCTGCGGCTGATGCGGGTATGGGGCCCGGAATATGCCGACATGCGCAGACTGCCCGGTTTTGCTGGCCTGATGACCGAGATCGGGCTGCCGCCCTATTGGCGTAAGTTCGGCTGGCCGGACAGATGCCGCCCGGTTGGTGAGCAGGATTTTGAGTGCTTCTGA
- the rplA gene encoding 50S ribosomal protein L1 — protein MAKAGKRARAIAESVDANKAYTVSDAVALVKSNAKAKFDETVEIAVNLGVDPKYADQMVRGVVNLPAGTGKDVRVAVFAKDAKAEEATAAGADFVGAEDLMEKIQGGFMDFDRVIASPDMMAVVGRLGKVLGPRGLMPNPKVGTVTPNVAQAVKDAKSGSVEFRVEKAGIIHAGIGKASFAEGDIEKNVNAFLDALVKARPSGAKGTFVKKISLSSTMGAGVTIDNAEVSQ, from the coding sequence ATGGCGAAAGCAGGAAAGCGCGCACGCGCAATTGCAGAATCCGTTGACGCAAACAAAGCCTACACCGTCTCTGACGCTGTGGCGCTGGTGAAGTCCAACGCAAAGGCGAAGTTCGACGAAACCGTCGAGATCGCTGTGAACCTCGGCGTAGACCCGAAATACGCTGACCAGATGGTCCGCGGCGTGGTCAATCTGCCGGCCGGCACGGGCAAGGACGTCCGCGTCGCCGTGTTCGCGAAGGACGCGAAGGCCGAAGAAGCCACCGCAGCCGGCGCCGATTTCGTCGGTGCTGAAGACCTGATGGAAAAAATCCAGGGCGGCTTCATGGACTTCGACCGTGTCATCGCATCGCCGGACATGATGGCCGTCGTTGGCCGTCTCGGTAAGGTGCTCGGCCCGCGCGGCCTGATGCCGAACCCGAAAGTCGGCACCGTGACCCCGAACGTGGCCCAGGCCGTCAAGGACGCGAAGTCCGGCTCGGTCGAGTTCCGCGTCGAAAAGGCCGGTATCATCCACGCCGGCATCGGCAAGGCATCCTTCGCTGAAGGCGACATCGAAAAGAACGTCAACGCGTTCCTCGATGCGCTCGTGAAGGCTCGTCCGTCCGGTGCAAAAGGCACGTTCGTGAAGAAGATCTCGCTCTCGTCCACGATGGGCGCAGGCGTCACGATCGATAATGCAGAGGTCTCTCAGTAA
- the rplK gene encoding 50S ribosomal protein L11 has product MAKKLLGQLKLQIPAGQANPSPPVGPALGQRGINIMEFCKAFNAKTQSMEAGLPVPVVIDYYQDKSFTFITKTPPATVLLKKAAKLKLGKKPASGAKKPGYDTVGKVTMAQVREIAEIKMPDLNANDIDAAAKIIAGSARAMGIEVVE; this is encoded by the coding sequence ATGGCCAAGAAACTGCTGGGGCAGCTTAAGCTCCAGATCCCTGCCGGCCAGGCCAACCCGTCGCCGCCCGTCGGCCCGGCGCTCGGTCAGCGCGGCATCAACATCATGGAATTCTGCAAGGCGTTCAACGCCAAGACCCAATCCATGGAAGCGGGCCTGCCGGTACCGGTCGTTATCGACTATTACCAGGACAAGTCGTTCACCTTCATCACCAAGACGCCGCCGGCGACTGTGCTGCTGAAGAAGGCTGCTAAGCTGAAGCTCGGCAAGAAGCCTGCGTCCGGCGCCAAGAAGCCGGGCTACGACACCGTCGGCAAGGTCACCATGGCCCAGGTGCGTGAGATCGCGGAAATCAAAATGCCCGACCTCAACGCCAACGACATTGACGCAGCTGCCAAGATCATCGCCGGTTCCGCCCGCGCGATGGGCATCGAAGTTGTGGAGTAG
- a CDS encoding M48 family metallopeptidase: MTKLIDIDSAIFEGAPRVNLSRRAIISGLAAGTVFPFISGCETNPATGRSQLLLFGDQEIASMATTAWTDMKSQTPVTANSRLKNRVLHVWEKTVHGAERKGDIAPGQSWDVAVFDTDDVNAFVMPGNRVGVYRGITELTENDDQLSSVLGHETGHVVGRHAAERLSVTTLAQTGLAVGQIAIAQSDTLSKYGGAIGALGGAAMQFGVILPYSRNHELEADKLGVDYMHNAGYDVRQSVRLWELMGAQSKGQRPPEFMSTHPDPTRRAQELVKYINYKGYALM; encoded by the coding sequence ATGACGAAACTGATCGATATCGACAGCGCTATTTTTGAAGGCGCACCGCGTGTGAACCTGTCCCGCCGGGCGATCATTTCCGGCCTGGCCGCAGGCACGGTGTTTCCGTTCATCAGCGGGTGCGAGACCAACCCGGCCACGGGGCGCAGCCAGCTGCTGCTGTTCGGCGATCAGGAAATCGCTTCCATGGCGACGACGGCCTGGACGGACATGAAATCGCAAACGCCGGTGACGGCGAACTCCCGTCTGAAAAACCGCGTGCTGCATGTCTGGGAAAAGACGGTGCACGGCGCCGAACGGAAGGGCGACATCGCCCCCGGGCAGAGCTGGGATGTGGCCGTGTTCGATACCGATGACGTCAACGCTTTCGTCATGCCGGGCAACCGGGTTGGCGTGTATCGCGGTATCACCGAGCTGACCGAGAACGATGACCAGTTGTCGTCCGTTCTGGGCCACGAGACGGGCCACGTTGTCGGCCGCCATGCCGCAGAGCGCCTGTCGGTGACGACGCTGGCGCAGACCGGGCTTGCTGTCGGCCAGATCGCCATCGCGCAATCGGACACGCTGTCGAAATATGGCGGCGCAATCGGCGCGTTGGGCGGCGCAGCCATGCAGTTCGGCGTGATCCTGCCCTACAGCCGGAACCACGAGCTGGAGGCTGACAAGCTGGGCGTCGATTACATGCACAATGCCGGTTATGATGTGCGCCAGTCCGTCCGCCTGTGGGAGCTGATGGGCGCCCAGTCCAAGGGCCAGCGGCCGCCGGAATTCATGTCCACCCACCCGGACCCGACCCGCCGGGCCCAGGAACTGGTGAAGTACATCAACTACAAGGGCTACGCCCTGATGTAG
- a CDS encoding BON domain-containing protein, whose translation MRVLDYLLAPVALAGLVATGWWGLYQSPQRPANLAVQLEQDANAALARNGYDWAHVRMNGQRAVLKGAAPSDDAAMAAAETVLHSGWGGGVIVGGVTVVEVAVDPGLPVSPFVWRAQKLPDGHIILSGNVPSRMIASQIVAEAEKLSGGQAPENRMEVAAGAPGGNWQGVARFGLSMLSDLDHGNVRLTDNTLRVSGMQIDPAERTQVSARVSALAAPYHGVPLIWGLPVWTATHTPEGLVLEGKVQSEAQRGDLIAAARDHAAGEVIDRMELAPDMPDGWVVLAQAGLPAFAQFGAGEMGYYPAEGDAGLVLEGEAPASLIQTVKQDLASVDTGLPVTVWADPVDVDVPEIAGIDFADDPAKACQSAFDAVLAANPVRFDDTGTGLSGDSGPALDKLLAVSHHCAPGLLFEVGGQADSAGASDGGHVSGKARAEAVVSYLVAAGFDPARLSALAYGPDQPARSNDNSDGPVRDRLIEIRVLTRSD comes from the coding sequence ATGAGAGTGCTCGATTACCTGCTGGCGCCGGTCGCGCTGGCGGGCCTCGTGGCAACGGGATGGTGGGGGCTGTATCAGTCTCCGCAGCGGCCTGCAAACCTGGCCGTGCAGCTTGAGCAGGATGCCAACGCCGCCCTTGCCCGAAATGGATATGACTGGGCGCATGTGCGCATGAATGGCCAGCGGGCCGTACTGAAGGGGGCTGCCCCTTCGGACGATGCGGCCATGGCGGCTGCCGAAACGGTCCTGCACTCCGGCTGGGGGGGCGGGGTCATCGTCGGCGGCGTGACGGTCGTTGAGGTCGCGGTCGATCCCGGCCTGCCGGTCTCTCCGTTCGTGTGGCGGGCGCAGAAACTGCCCGATGGCCACATTATCCTGTCCGGAAATGTCCCCTCGCGCATGATCGCGAGCCAGATCGTGGCCGAAGCCGAAAAGCTGTCGGGCGGGCAGGCGCCGGAGAACCGTATGGAGGTCGCCGCCGGGGCGCCGGGCGGCAATTGGCAGGGCGTTGCGCGCTTTGGCCTGAGCATGCTGTCTGATCTGGATCACGGCAACGTCCGCCTGACGGACAATACGCTGCGGGTGAGCGGCATGCAGATCGACCCGGCAGAGCGTACCCAGGTGTCGGCCCGGGTGTCTGCACTGGCCGCGCCTTATCACGGCGTCCCGCTGATCTGGGGCCTGCCGGTCTGGACCGCCACGCACACGCCTGAGGGGCTGGTACTGGAAGGCAAGGTGCAGAGCGAGGCGCAACGCGGCGACCTGATCGCTGCCGCCCGGGATCATGCCGCCGGAGAGGTCATCGACCGGATGGAGCTCGCACCGGACATGCCGGATGGCTGGGTTGTGCTGGCGCAGGCGGGCCTGCCGGCCTTTGCGCAGTTCGGGGCCGGGGAGATGGGCTATTATCCGGCTGAGGGCGATGCCGGTCTGGTGCTTGAAGGCGAAGCCCCGGCCAGTCTGATTCAGACCGTGAAGCAGGATCTTGCCTCAGTGGATACGGGCCTTCCGGTCACGGTCTGGGCCGATCCGGTGGATGTGGATGTTCCGGAAATTGCGGGGATCGACTTTGCCGATGACCCGGCCAAGGCCTGCCAGTCAGCATTCGACGCAGTGCTGGCGGCAAATCCGGTCAGGTTCGATGACACAGGAACCGGCCTGTCCGGCGACAGCGGGCCTGCGCTCGATAAATTACTGGCTGTGTCACATCACTGCGCACCCGGCCTGCTATTCGAAGTCGGCGGACAGGCCGATTCGGCAGGGGCTTCAGATGGTGGGCATGTATCGGGCAAGGCCCGCGCGGAAGCGGTCGTGTCCTATCTGGTGGCAGCAGGGTTTGATCCTGCGCGACTGTCTGCGCTTGCCTATGGCCCCGACCAGCCTGCGCGGTCTAATGACAATAGCGACGGTCCGGTGCGTGACCGGCTGATAGAAATCAGAGTTCTCACACGGAGCGACTAA
- a CDS encoding RNA methyltransferase, with translation MKRPPETLTSPSNPLIKSLKGLERKKERQASGLFLAEGARLVEQGLANHWQPDTLVVAAAVADRPHIAALTDKAEEAGARVVLVPERLMSKITHKDNAQSVIATFKQRQVALDQLEVRHSPRKSLFVALYEVRDPGNLGTILRTADCAGADGVILVGTCCDPYSFEAVRASMGSVFDMPFANTSHAAFEAWRRTAGIASVAASVNGTARHDLVDLQQDTVILMGNEQAGLPPAVEAECDQLVLIPMRGGADSLNLAQATAIMVYEAWRQRDFQ, from the coding sequence ATGAAACGTCCGCCTGAAACCCTCACCTCCCCATCGAACCCGCTGATCAAGTCCCTGAAGGGGCTTGAGCGGAAAAAGGAACGTCAGGCCAGCGGCCTGTTCCTGGCCGAAGGCGCGCGCCTCGTGGAACAGGGGCTCGCCAATCACTGGCAGCCGGACACGCTGGTCGTCGCCGCAGCGGTCGCAGACCGCCCGCACATCGCTGCCCTCACCGACAAGGCAGAGGAAGCCGGCGCGCGTGTGGTGCTGGTGCCGGAACGGCTGATGTCGAAGATCACGCACAAGGACAACGCGCAGTCCGTCATCGCCACCTTTAAGCAGCGTCAGGTCGCGCTTGATCAGCTGGAAGTCCGGCATAGTCCGCGCAAGTCGCTTTTCGTCGCCCTCTATGAAGTGCGCGATCCGGGCAATCTGGGCACCATCCTGCGGACGGCTGACTGCGCCGGGGCGGACGGGGTTATCCTGGTCGGAACCTGTTGTGATCCTTACAGTTTCGAGGCCGTCCGGGCCTCCATGGGGTCGGTGTTCGACATGCCATTTGCCAACACATCGCACGCGGCGTTCGAGGCCTGGCGCCGCACGGCAGGCATCGCCTCCGTCGCCGCCTCCGTGAATGGCACCGCCCGCCACGATCTGGTGGATCTGCAACAGGATACGGTCATCCTGATGGGCAATGAACAGGCCGGCCTGCCCCCCGCCGTCGAAGCCGAATGCGACCAGCTCGTCCTCATCCCCATGCGTGGCGGGGCGGATAGTTTGAATTTGGCGCAGGCGACGGCGATCATGGTGTATGAGGCCTGGCGGCAGCGGGATTTCCAATGA
- a CDS encoding class I SAM-dependent methyltransferase, which yields MKTETNLLIADDWEDYALLDSGHLQKLERFGSQTVIRPDPQAFWEPARPVESWRADARFSSKNNDEDGSGNWDVLSPAAQDTWPMRWNGLTFNARRTAFRHMGIFQEHSVHWRFAQEQIRTAGSPVKALNLFGYTGMMSLACAAAGAEVVHLDASPKSNGYGKENQALSGLDDKPIRWIADDAMKFTAREIRRGNRYDGIILDPPKFGRGPKNETWRFEENLPELLDTVRDLLSDRPRFVILTAYAVRLSYLALAQALSDRLAPFGGTMEMGEMALPQKDSGRLLPTAIYARWRAAD from the coding sequence ATGAAAACAGAGACGAATCTGCTGATCGCCGACGACTGGGAAGACTATGCCCTGCTCGATTCCGGCCACCTGCAGAAGCTGGAACGCTTCGGCAGCCAGACCGTGATCCGCCCCGATCCGCAAGCCTTCTGGGAACCCGCCCGGCCCGTTGAGAGCTGGCGCGCGGATGCCCGTTTCTCCAGTAAAAACAATGACGAGGACGGCTCCGGAAACTGGGACGTGCTGTCCCCGGCGGCGCAGGACACCTGGCCGATGCGCTGGAACGGACTGACCTTCAACGCCCGGCGCACCGCCTTCCGGCACATGGGCATTTTCCAGGAACATTCGGTCCACTGGCGCTTCGCCCAGGAGCAGATCCGCACAGCAGGATCCCCGGTCAAAGCCTTGAATCTCTTCGGTTATACCGGAATGATGTCGCTCGCCTGTGCCGCCGCCGGCGCGGAGGTCGTGCACCTCGATGCGAGCCCCAAATCGAACGGTTATGGCAAGGAAAATCAGGCCCTGAGCGGCCTCGACGACAAGCCGATCCGCTGGATCGCCGACGATGCAATGAAGTTCACCGCCCGCGAAATCCGGCGCGGCAACCGCTATGACGGCATCATCCTGGACCCGCCGAAATTCGGCCGTGGCCCCAAGAACGAGACCTGGCGTTTCGAGGAAAATCTCCCGGAATTACTGGACACTGTACGCGATCTGCTGAGTGACCGGCCCCGCTTCGTGATCCTCACCGCCTATGCCGTCCGCCTGTCCTACCTCGCCCTCGCGCAGGCACTGTCAGACCGGCTGGCGCCATTCGGCGGCACAATGGAAATGGGCGAAATGGCCCTGCCCCAGAAGGACTCCGGCCGCCTTCTGCCAACGGCGATCTATGCCCGCTGGCGGGCAGCTGACTGA